One genomic segment of Pseudonocardia sp. T1-2H includes these proteins:
- a CDS encoding DNA topoisomerase IB has protein sequence MTESPAVAEAAGLEYVSDAAPGITRERGADGWVYRRPDGTAITEPEDRAWIDAIGIPPAWRGVWISPTPRGHILATGRDSRGRKQYRYHPRWREVRDATKYHRMVEFGEALPGVRRRIDADLELRGLPRDKVLGAVVRLMDETLVRIGNEQYARENQSFGLTTLRHEHVTIEDPATVRFEFRAKSGKEQRVRLSDARLASVVHACHELPGQELFSYVDDDGRIVDVGSTEVNAYLRAISEAVFTAKDFRTWGGSVTAAEVLVGLGPPRSANDAKRKITAALDAAAARLNNTRAVCRKSYVNPRVPESYVEGSLVDAFERARERDRLRHAESAVLLAVAEARR, from the coding sequence GTGACGGAATCCCCGGCCGTGGCGGAGGCCGCGGGGCTGGAGTACGTCAGCGACGCGGCGCCGGGCATCACGCGCGAGCGCGGAGCGGACGGGTGGGTGTACCGCCGGCCCGACGGCACGGCGATCACCGAGCCCGAGGACCGGGCGTGGATCGACGCGATCGGAATCCCCCCGGCGTGGAGAGGGGTGTGGATCAGCCCCACGCCGCGAGGCCACATCCTCGCCACCGGCCGCGACTCCCGCGGGCGCAAGCAGTACCGCTACCACCCGCGCTGGCGCGAGGTGCGTGATGCCACGAAGTACCACCGGATGGTCGAGTTCGGCGAGGCGCTCCCCGGCGTGCGCCGGCGGATCGACGCCGATCTCGAGCTGCGCGGCCTGCCGCGGGACAAGGTGCTCGGCGCGGTCGTCCGGCTGATGGACGAGACCCTGGTCCGGATCGGTAACGAGCAGTACGCGCGGGAGAACCAGTCGTTCGGGCTGACCACGCTGCGCCATGAGCACGTCACGATCGAGGATCCGGCGACGGTGCGGTTCGAGTTCCGCGCGAAGTCGGGCAAGGAGCAGCGGGTACGGCTGAGCGACGCGCGGCTGGCGTCGGTCGTGCACGCCTGCCACGAGCTGCCCGGTCAGGAGCTGTTCTCCTACGTCGACGACGACGGCCGGATCGTCGACGTCGGGTCCACCGAGGTGAACGCCTATCTCCGGGCGATCAGCGAGGCGGTGTTCACGGCCAAGGACTTCCGCACGTGGGGCGGATCCGTGACCGCCGCGGAGGTCCTCGTCGGGCTCGGCCCACCGCGGTCCGCGAACGACGCCAAGCGCAAGATCACCGCCGCGCTCGACGCGGCTGCCGCCCGGCTCAACAACACCCGCGCGGTGTGCCGCAAGAGCTACGTGAATCCCCGCGTGCCCGAGTCGTACGTCGAGGGCTCACTCGTCGACGCCTTCGAACGGGCCCGGGAGCGCGACCGGCTGCGACATGCGGAGTCCGCGGTGCTCCTGGCGGTGGCCGAAGCACGGCGATGA
- a CDS encoding alkene reductase, with protein MTRPLSADSPLLQPITVGAWQLPNRIWMAPLTRNRADDDGTPNALQAEYYAQRAGAGLIVSEGSQPSAIGQGYPNTPGVHTDAQQEGWKRVADAVHAEGGTIVTQLMHAGRISHPDTLGGQTPVAPSAVRAAGEVFTVHGQQAFPTPRELATDELPGVAQEYADAARLAVAAGIDGVELHAANGYLLHQFLADGVNGRADNYGGSPENRARFVVEVAKATADAIGADRVGIRISPAHPFNDITEDDVSVYETLVTQLDELGLAYLHVLAEADDPIVAKLRSVWTRTLVLNTGFGTESDRDQLEDLIGSGAVDAVTVGRKFIANPDLVQRWTDDAELNTPDEGTFYGGGAEGYTDYPILH; from the coding sequence GTGACCCGTCCGCTCTCCGCCGACAGCCCGCTGCTCCAGCCGATCACCGTCGGCGCCTGGCAGCTGCCCAACCGCATCTGGATGGCGCCGCTCACGCGCAACCGCGCCGACGACGACGGCACCCCGAACGCCCTGCAGGCGGAGTACTACGCCCAGCGCGCCGGCGCGGGCCTCATCGTCAGCGAGGGCAGCCAGCCCTCTGCGATCGGCCAGGGCTACCCGAACACCCCGGGCGTGCACACCGACGCCCAGCAGGAGGGGTGGAAGCGCGTCGCCGACGCCGTGCACGCCGAGGGCGGCACGATCGTCACCCAGCTCATGCACGCCGGCCGCATCTCGCACCCGGACACCCTCGGTGGGCAGACCCCCGTTGCGCCGTCCGCGGTCCGGGCCGCCGGCGAGGTCTTCACCGTGCACGGCCAGCAGGCCTTTCCGACCCCGCGTGAGCTGGCCACCGACGAGCTGCCCGGTGTCGCGCAGGAGTACGCCGACGCCGCCCGCCTCGCCGTCGCCGCCGGGATCGACGGCGTCGAGCTGCACGCCGCCAACGGCTACCTGCTCCACCAGTTCCTGGCCGACGGGGTCAACGGCCGCGCCGACAACTACGGCGGCTCACCCGAGAACCGCGCGCGGTTCGTCGTCGAGGTCGCGAAGGCCACCGCCGACGCGATCGGCGCCGACCGGGTCGGGATCCGCATCTCGCCGGCGCACCCGTTCAACGACATCACCGAGGACGACGTCAGCGTCTACGAGACGCTGGTCACCCAGCTCGACGAGCTCGGCCTCGCCTATCTCCACGTCCTCGCCGAGGCCGACGACCCGATCGTCGCGAAACTGCGCTCGGTGTGGACCCGGACCCTCGTGCTCAACACCGGCTTCGGCACCGAGTCCGACCGGGACCAGCTCGAGGACCTGATCGGCTCCGGTGCGGTCGACGCCGTCACGGTCGGCCGGAAGTTCATCGCGAACCCGGACCTCGTCCAGCGGTGGACCGACGACGCCGAGCTCAACACGCCCGATGAGGGGACCTTCTACGGCGGCGGCGCCGAGGGCTACACGGACTACCCGATCCTGCACTGA
- a CDS encoding MarR family winged helix-turn-helix transcriptional regulator, which yields MFDDQLFHVMRVVFQEHTARWSAALPELTKPQFAVLSAIAASPGIEQSALTVAAASSKATLAEMLGRLEARGLLTRTVDPGDSRRRFVSLTDEGRGVVSRAEPVADRIRDSMLSELSLEERATLLDLLRRIRS from the coding sequence GTGTTCGACGATCAGCTCTTCCACGTGATGCGGGTGGTGTTCCAGGAACACACCGCGCGCTGGAGCGCGGCGTTGCCCGAGCTCACGAAGCCGCAGTTCGCGGTGCTCTCCGCCATCGCGGCGTCTCCGGGGATCGAGCAGAGCGCCCTCACCGTGGCGGCCGCGAGCTCGAAGGCCACGCTCGCGGAGATGCTGGGCCGGCTCGAGGCCCGCGGCCTGCTCACCCGCACCGTGGACCCCGGCGACTCCCGGCGCCGTTTCGTCTCGCTGACGGACGAGGGGCGGGGCGTCGTCAGCCGGGCCGAGCCGGTCGCGGACCGGATCCGCGACTCGATGCTGAGCGAGTTGTCGCTCGAGGAGCGGGCGACGCTGCTGGATCTGTTGAGGCGCATCCGGTCGTAG
- a CDS encoding non-oxidative hydroxyarylic acid decarboxylases subunit C, producing the protein MFLEHHPHHVEELIVEHVRHLRCRSYTNKRTVTQRLFVYEREDDDRATDRGHVRRHRRTSGRRPASRPAGLPGAGRIGENAPGLYFDNVSGFTDARVALNTLGSWANHAIAMGMDPLTSTKDQVAEFIRRWDDFPVAPERREDAPWRENSVEGDDINLFDLLPLFRLNDGDAGFYLDKAAVVSRDPDEPDDFDKQNVGIYRMQVKGKRRLGIQPVPVHDVALHLRMAEERGKDLPIAITLGNDPIITLMASTPLRYDQSEYEMAGAIRRSPYPVATAPLTGFDVPWGSEVVLEGVIEGRKRELEGPFGEFTGHYSGGHSMPVIRIDKVSYRTAPVYESLYLGMPWTEVDYLIGPATCVPMYKQLKADFPEVQAVNAMYTHGLLAIISTKKRYGGFAKAVGVRAMTTPHGLGYVKMVIVVDEDVDPFNLPQVMWALSSKFNAAGDLVQLPNMSVVALDPSSSPAGVSDKVVIDATTPVTPDDRGHFSQPVRDLPETPHWVAKLTRMLAAR; encoded by the coding sequence GTGTTCCTGGAACACCACCCGCATCACGTGGAAGAGCTGATCGTCGAACACGTGCGCCACCTCCGCTGTCGTTCGTACACGAACAAGCGTACCGTCACCCAAAGGTTGTTCGTGTACGAACGAGAGGACGACGACCGTGCGACTGATCGTGGGCATGTCCGGCGCCACCGGCGCACCTCTGGGCGTCGCCCTGCTTCGCGCCCTGCAGGGCTTCCCGGAGCAGGACGCATCGGCGAGAACGCTCCGGGCCTCTACTTCGACAACGTGTCGGGATTCACCGACGCGCGCGTCGCGCTCAACACCCTGGGCTCGTGGGCGAACCACGCCATCGCGATGGGCATGGACCCGCTCACCTCGACGAAGGACCAGGTCGCCGAGTTCATCCGGCGCTGGGACGACTTCCCGGTCGCTCCCGAACGCCGCGAGGACGCGCCGTGGCGCGAGAACTCCGTCGAGGGCGACGACATCAACCTCTTCGACCTCCTGCCGCTGTTCCGCTTGAACGACGGCGACGCCGGCTTCTACCTCGACAAGGCCGCCGTGGTCTCCCGCGATCCCGACGAGCCCGACGACTTCGACAAGCAGAACGTCGGCATCTACCGGATGCAGGTCAAGGGCAAGCGCCGGTTGGGCATCCAGCCGGTGCCCGTGCACGACGTGGCCCTGCACCTGCGCATGGCCGAGGAGCGGGGCAAGGACCTGCCGATCGCGATCACGCTCGGCAACGATCCGATCATCACGCTCATGGCGTCGACCCCGCTGCGGTACGACCAGTCCGAGTACGAGATGGCGGGAGCGATCCGGCGGTCGCCCTACCCCGTCGCGACCGCACCGCTCACCGGTTTCGACGTCCCGTGGGGTTCCGAGGTCGTCCTCGAGGGTGTGATCGAGGGACGCAAGCGCGAGCTGGAAGGCCCGTTCGGCGAGTTCACCGGCCACTACTCCGGGGGCCACAGCATGCCGGTCATCCGGATCGACAAGGTGTCGTACCGGACCGCACCCGTGTACGAGTCGCTCTACCTCGGTATGCCGTGGACCGAGGTCGACTACCTCATCGGCCCGGCGACCTGCGTGCCGATGTACAAGCAGCTGAAGGCCGACTTCCCGGAGGTGCAGGCGGTGAACGCCATGTACACCCACGGTCTGCTCGCCATCATCTCGACGAAGAAGCGGTACGGCGGGTTCGCCAAGGCGGTCGGGGTGCGGGCCATGACCACGCCGCACGGGCTCGGCTACGTGAAGATGGTGATCGTGGTGGACGAGGACGTCGATCCCTTCAACCTCCCGCAGGTCATGTGGGCGCTGTCCTCGAAGTTCAACGCCGCCGGCGACCTCGTGCAGCTCCCCAACATGTCCGTGGTCGCCCTCGATCCGAGCTCGTCGCCCGCAGGCGTGAGCGACAAGGTCGTCATCGACGCGACCACCCCCGTGACCCCCGACGACCGCGGCCACTTCAGCCAGCCCGTGCGGGACCTGCCCGAGACGCCCCACTGGGTGGCCAAGCTGACCCGGATGCTGGCGGCACGGTGA
- a CDS encoding hydroxymethylglutaryl-CoA lyase, protein MTAILRDVTLRDGLQLTGKTLDTDRKVEVVRALLRLGVPSLEIGSLARPDLVPPLANTLDVVARLTPEELERCWLWVATPRHVERAMAAGARNVQYCFSVSDAHNKANIGRDTEASLAAMPAAVEHALNAGGRIELCLATSFTCPFDGPVDPQRVVDIANDPRTEGATDVVVCDTLGQAAPSEVTSLITRVRQETPERRIVFHGHDTWGQGVANTLAAVEAGADMVDGALGGLGGCPFAPGASGNTASEDLLFAMRPEWLTPAVLGELVTLTEGLLDELGEPNRSRAAQGVRSRATAFPWTVPA, encoded by the coding sequence ATGACGGCGATCCTGCGCGACGTGACCCTGCGGGACGGCCTGCAGCTCACCGGGAAGACGCTGGACACCGACCGCAAGGTCGAGGTCGTCCGGGCGTTGCTGCGGCTCGGGGTGCCGAGCCTGGAGATCGGCTCGCTCGCCCGGCCGGACCTCGTGCCGCCGCTCGCGAACACCCTCGACGTCGTCGCGCGGCTCACGCCCGAGGAGCTCGAGCGCTGCTGGCTGTGGGTCGCCACGCCCCGGCACGTCGAGCGGGCGATGGCGGCGGGCGCGCGCAACGTCCAGTACTGCTTCTCGGTGTCCGACGCGCACAACAAGGCCAACATCGGCCGGGACACCGAGGCGAGCCTCGCCGCGATGCCGGCCGCCGTCGAGCACGCCCTGAACGCGGGCGGGCGGATCGAGCTGTGCCTCGCCACGTCGTTCACCTGCCCGTTCGACGGGCCGGTGGACCCGCAGCGGGTCGTCGACATCGCGAACGACCCCCGCACCGAGGGCGCCACGGACGTCGTCGTCTGCGACACGCTGGGCCAGGCCGCGCCGTCGGAGGTCACCAGCCTGATCACCCGCGTGCGGCAGGAGACGCCGGAGCGACGGATCGTGTTCCACGGCCACGACACGTGGGGACAGGGCGTCGCGAACACCCTGGCGGCGGTCGAGGCGGGCGCGGACATGGTCGACGGCGCGCTCGGCGGCCTCGGCGGCTGCCCGTTCGCGCCCGGGGCCAGCGGGAACACCGCGAGCGAGGACCTGCTGTTCGCGATGCGGCCGGAGTGGCTGACCCCCGCCGTGCTGGGTGAGCTGGTCACACTGACCGAGGGGCTGCTGGACGAGCTGGGCGAGCCCAACCGGTCCCGCGCGGCCCAGGGGGTGCGCTCGCGGGCCACGGCCTTCCCGTGGACGGTGCCGGCCTGA
- a CDS encoding non-oxidative hydroxyarylic acid decarboxylases subunit D, which yields MPEETEKSMSCPRCEHTGIEQVAASPVEGVWTVHQCERCLYTWRSTEPARRTSHAHYPPEFRMTQADIDAAPPVPAVPPLLRR from the coding sequence GTGCCCGAGGAAACGGAGAAGAGCATGAGTTGCCCCCGCTGCGAGCACACCGGCATCGAGCAGGTGGCCGCCAGCCCCGTCGAGGGCGTGTGGACGGTGCACCAGTGCGAGCGTTGCCTGTACACGTGGCGCTCGACCGAGCCGGCCCGGCGCACGAGCCACGCGCACTACCCACCGGAGTTCCGTATGACCCAGGCTGACATCGATGCCGCGCCGCCGGTGCCCGCCGTGCCGCCGCTCCTGCGCCGATGA